A single region of the Pontimicrobium sp. SW4 genome encodes:
- the dnaG gene encoding DNA primase, giving the protein MISKSTIDKVFETARVEEVIGDFVNLKKSGSNFKGLSPFSEERSPSFMVSPVKQIWKDFSSGKGGTVVSFLMEHEHFTYPEAIKYLAKKYNIEIEETEQTNEEKEEASERESMYLVSEYANTYFQNMMHKTDIGKSIGLSYFKERGFTDEIIKKFQLGYALDEWQAFTDEAIEQGYQLEYLEKTGLTIVKEEKQFDRFKGRVMFPIHSMSGRVLGFGGRILGTNKKAAKYLNSPESDIYHKSKVLYGIYYAKQSIAKEDNCYLVEGYTDVIQFYQKGITNVVSSSGTALTSEQIRLINRLTKNITVLFDGDAAGIRASLRGIDLILEQGMNVKVCTFPDGEDPDSFAKQNTHEELAEYLKTNAKDFIAYKASLLMEDAKNDPVKKAALIRDMVASISKIPDRIQKEIYVQECARIMDISEDVLFSTLAQIGKKELQEANKSYKKEQKAFEVVKSTTTRKKVDIQYELESKIIEALLLYGNKTEEFEDLVLKENDEGGLGLEPVIHEAKVFEKIYLDLQEDEMEFTNDNFRELYYVLIDTLNQNPEFALESFVNTVEPHIANEITHILMNDERYNLHDWERKNIYPKAKTHSIGQLVSETILSLRCYLIDQKVSDFKQETIENPSNSKSILEDVMNYSNLKMLLSRKLNRVL; this is encoded by the coding sequence TTGATATCAAAATCCACCATAGATAAAGTATTTGAAACTGCTCGTGTAGAGGAGGTTATTGGTGATTTTGTAAACTTAAAAAAGTCTGGGAGCAACTTTAAAGGCTTAAGTCCGTTTAGTGAAGAACGCTCACCAAGTTTTATGGTGTCTCCTGTAAAGCAAATATGGAAAGATTTTTCAAGTGGAAAAGGAGGGACAGTAGTGTCTTTTTTAATGGAGCATGAACATTTTACGTATCCAGAGGCTATAAAATATTTAGCTAAAAAGTACAATATTGAAATAGAAGAAACTGAGCAAACCAACGAAGAAAAAGAAGAAGCAAGCGAACGTGAAAGTATGTATTTGGTAAGTGAATATGCCAATACCTATTTTCAAAATATGATGCATAAAACAGACATAGGTAAATCTATTGGCTTAAGTTATTTTAAAGAACGTGGTTTTACCGATGAGATTATTAAAAAATTTCAACTTGGCTATGCTTTAGATGAGTGGCAAGCATTTACAGACGAAGCTATAGAACAAGGATATCAACTTGAATATCTAGAAAAAACAGGACTTACTATTGTTAAGGAAGAAAAACAGTTTGATCGATTTAAAGGTCGTGTGATGTTTCCAATACATAGTATGTCTGGTCGTGTGTTGGGTTTTGGTGGTCGTATTTTAGGAACTAATAAAAAAGCAGCCAAATACCTTAACTCACCAGAAAGTGATATCTACCACAAAAGCAAAGTCTTGTATGGTATTTATTATGCTAAACAAAGTATTGCAAAAGAAGATAATTGTTATTTGGTAGAAGGTTATACAGATGTGATTCAGTTTTACCAAAAAGGAATTACTAATGTGGTGTCTTCATCTGGAACAGCTTTGACTTCGGAACAAATACGATTGATTAATCGTCTTACAAAAAATATTACAGTGCTTTTTGATGGTGATGCAGCTGGGATAAGAGCATCGTTAAGAGGAATAGACTTGATTCTAGAACAAGGCATGAATGTAAAGGTTTGTACCTTTCCAGATGGTGAAGATCCAGATAGTTTTGCAAAGCAGAATACCCATGAAGAACTAGCTGAATACTTAAAAACAAACGCTAAAGATTTTATAGCCTACAAAGCATCTTTGTTAATGGAAGATGCGAAGAACGACCCTGTTAAAAAAGCAGCTTTAATTAGAGATATGGTAGCAAGTATTTCTAAAATTCCAGATCGTATTCAAAAGGAAATTTACGTTCAAGAGTGTGCTAGAATTATGGATATTAGTGAAGACGTACTATTTAGCACATTGGCGCAAATTGGTAAAAAAGAACTCCAAGAGGCAAACAAATCATACAAAAAAGAGCAAAAAGCGTTTGAGGTTGTGAAATCAACAACAACCAGAAAAAAAGTAGATATTCAATACGAATTAGAAAGTAAAATTATTGAAGCCTTATTACTTTACGGAAATAAAACAGAAGAATTTGAAGATTTAGTACTAAAAGAAAACGACGAAGGAGGTTTAGGTCTTGAACCTGTGATACATGAGGCAAAAGTGTTCGAAAAAATCTATTTAGATTTACAAGAAGATGAAATGGAGTTTACTAACGATAATTTTAGAGAATTGTATTATGTATTAATAGATACCTTAAATCAAAACCCTGAATTTGCTTTAGAGAGTTTTGTGAATACAGTAGAACCGCATATAGCTAACGAAATCACACATATTCTAATGAATGATGAACGCTATAATTTACATGATTGGGAGCGTAAAAACATTTATCCAAAAGCTAAAACACATAGTATCGGACAATTAGTAAGCGAAACCATTTTAAGCTTACGTTGTTATTTAATAGATCAAAAAGTAAGCGATTTTAAACAAGAAACCATAGAAAATCCATCAAATTCTAAATCTATTTTAGAAGATGTTATGAATTACTCTAACCTAAAAATGTTACTCTCCCGGAAACTGAATCGTGTGTTATAA
- a CDS encoding polyprenyl synthetase family protein, which produces MKIVEQIKQPIDYEMELFEQKFRLSMSSKVALLNRITHYIVNRKGKQMRPMFVFLVSKMLNNGEVSERTYRGASVIELIHTASLVHDDVVDDSNRRRGFFSINALWKNKIAVLVGDYLLSKGMLVCIDNNDFDLLKIISVAVREVVEGELLQIEKARKLDITEDVYYEIIRQKTATLIAACCSLGAASVKPNSTEVVTMHKFGELIGMAFQIKDDLFDYGDTKIGKPTGIDIKEQKMTLPLIHVLNNCSKKDHDWLINSIKNHNKDKKRVKEVIAFVKDNGGLDYAVTKMKQFQEEALQLLQHYSDSAYKNSLELMVNYVIDRKK; this is translated from the coding sequence TTGAAAATAGTAGAGCAAATAAAGCAACCCATAGATTATGAAATGGAACTGTTTGAGCAAAAGTTCCGATTGTCCATGTCAAGTAAAGTTGCACTGCTTAATAGAATCACGCATTATATAGTTAATAGAAAAGGGAAGCAAATGCGACCTATGTTCGTATTTCTAGTTTCTAAAATGCTTAATAATGGCGAGGTAAGCGAACGTACGTATAGAGGCGCATCTGTTATTGAACTAATTCACACAGCATCTCTAGTACATGATGATGTTGTGGACGACAGTAACAGACGTCGAGGATTCTTTTCTATTAATGCCTTATGGAAAAATAAAATTGCCGTTTTAGTCGGCGATTATTTATTATCAAAAGGGATGCTAGTATGTATTGATAATAATGATTTCGACTTGCTTAAAATAATTTCGGTAGCAGTTCGTGAAGTAGTAGAAGGAGAGTTATTACAAATCGAAAAAGCACGAAAACTAGATATAACCGAAGACGTCTATTACGAAATTATTCGCCAGAAAACAGCAACACTTATTGCTGCTTGCTGTAGTTTGGGGGCTGCTTCGGTAAAACCAAATTCTACAGAGGTCGTTACTATGCATAAATTTGGTGAACTTATAGGAATGGCATTTCAAATAAAAGACGATTTGTTTGATTATGGCGATACCAAAATAGGAAAGCCAACAGGAATCGATATTAAAGAGCAAAAAATGACTTTGCCATTAATACACGTGTTAAATAATTGTTCTAAAAAAGACCATGATTGGTTAATTAATTCTATAAAAAACCATAATAAAGATAAAAAGCGTGTTAAAGAAGTCATTGCCTTTGTAAAAGACAATGGAGGTTTAGACTATGCAGTGACTAAAATGAAACAATTCCAAGAAGAAGCCTTACAATTATTACAACATTACTCAGATTCTGCTTATAAAAATTCATTAGAACTTATGGTGAATTATGTGATAGATAGAAAGAAATAG
- a CDS encoding choice-of-anchor J domain-containing protein has translation MKKLTLTLLVVVFYHTSFSQILTENFNDITSLSGAGWSFLNLSSQPGTTNWFQGIGNIFPAYAGANSSYIAANFQNHANNGTISNWMILPVTTVNNGDQINFFTRGPVGSNYPDRLQVRMSIDGGSSTNPTNSSDLGSYTTLLLDINPTLAIGGYPEAWTEQLINISGLASTTDVRIAFRYFANDAGPNGANSNYIGIDEIEVSSPPLSVNDIRLSNVTHYYDKQQSSLNLESKNYLLSGAKIYSLTGQEVLSKKLSGYTERINLNAISQGLYVVKIEVIGGTKLIKLVKE, from the coding sequence ATGAAAAAATTAACACTCACTCTTTTGGTGGTGGTATTTTACCATACATCATTTTCTCAAATTCTTACCGAAAATTTTAATGATATCACATCGCTTTCTGGAGCTGGATGGAGCTTTTTAAACCTAAGTTCGCAACCAGGAACAACTAATTGGTTTCAAGGTATAGGCAATATTTTTCCTGCTTATGCAGGGGCTAATAGTTCATACATTGCCGCAAATTTTCAAAACCATGCAAATAATGGAACTATTAGTAACTGGATGATATTACCTGTTACAACCGTTAATAATGGTGATCAAATTAATTTTTTTACGCGCGGTCCTGTAGGTAGTAATTATCCGGATCGATTACAAGTAAGAATGAGTATTGATGGTGGATCTTCTACCAATCCAACTAATTCATCAGATCTTGGTTCTTATACTACCTTATTATTAGATATTAACCCTACACTAGCTATTGGTGGGTATCCAGAAGCTTGGACTGAGCAACTAATTAATATTTCTGGTTTAGCAAGCACGACAGATGTGCGAATAGCATTTAGATATTTTGCCAATGATGCTGGTCCAAATGGTGCCAATTCCAATTATATTGGGATTGATGAAATAGAAGTATCATCACCTCCTTTAAGTGTAAATGATATTAGATTGTCTAATGTAACACATTATTATGATAAGCAACAAAGTTCGTTAAATTTAGAATCTAAAAACTATTTACTTAGTGGAGCAAAAATATATAGCTTAACAGGACAAGAAGTACTATCTAAAAAACTTTCTGGTTATACTGAACGTATTAATCTTAACGCTATTTCGCAAGGGTTATATGTTGTAAAAATTGAAGTCATAGGTGGCACAAAACTGATAAAGCTAGTAAAAGAATAA
- the rlmN gene encoding 23S rRNA (adenine(2503)-C(2))-methyltransferase RlmN: MTQAKKDIRALTKEELRTFFVDQGDKAFRGNQVYEWLWQKSAHNFEDMTSISKQTRQMLDDNFVINHIEVDNMQRSSDGTIKNAVRLHDGLIVESVLIPTKTRTTACVSSQVGCSLDCKFCATSRLKRMRNLNPDEIYDQVVAIDKESKLYHNRPLSNIVFMGMGEPLMNYNNVLKAIDKITSPEGLGMSPKRIVVSTSGVPKMIKKMADDEVKFKLAVSLHSARDSVRTSIMPFNATFPLADLREALEYWYTKTKNPITYEYVVWQGINDKKEDVDALIKFCKFAPSKVNLIEYNPIDDGDFKQADNEAINMYVSMLERNRITVTVRRSRGKDIDAACGQLANKS, translated from the coding sequence ATGACTCAAGCAAAAAAAGACATACGCGCGTTAACTAAAGAAGAGCTCAGAACCTTCTTTGTAGACCAAGGTGATAAAGCATTTAGAGGTAATCAAGTGTATGAATGGTTATGGCAAAAATCTGCGCATAATTTTGAGGATATGACAAGCATCTCAAAACAAACCAGACAAATGCTTGATGACAATTTTGTAATTAACCATATTGAAGTCGATAACATGCAGAGAAGTAGTGATGGAACTATTAAAAATGCTGTGAGATTGCATGATGGTTTAATCGTAGAATCTGTATTAATACCAACTAAAACAAGAACAACAGCTTGTGTGTCTAGTCAAGTTGGGTGCAGTTTAGATTGTAAATTTTGTGCTACGTCACGTTTAAAACGCATGCGAAATTTAAACCCAGACGAAATTTATGATCAAGTAGTTGCTATTGATAAAGAAAGCAAATTATATCATAATCGTCCATTGTCTAATATTGTTTTTATGGGAATGGGAGAACCACTTATGAATTACAATAACGTACTCAAAGCTATAGATAAAATAACATCCCCAGAAGGTTTAGGGATGTCACCAAAACGTATTGTAGTATCAACATCTGGTGTGCCTAAAATGATTAAAAAAATGGCTGATGATGAGGTGAAATTTAAATTAGCAGTGTCTTTGCATTCAGCAAGAGATTCAGTACGTACCTCTATTATGCCATTTAATGCAACATTTCCGTTAGCCGATTTAAGAGAAGCTTTAGAATATTGGTATACTAAAACTAAAAACCCAATCACTTACGAATATGTTGTTTGGCAAGGAATTAATGATAAAAAGGAGGATGTAGATGCATTAATTAAATTCTGCAAATTCGCACCAAGTAAAGTTAATTTAATCGAGTACAATCCTATTGATGATGGCGATTTTAAACAGGCCGATAACGAAGCAATCAATATGTATGTATCAATGCTAGAACGAAATAGGATTACTGTTACTGTTAGACGTTCACGAGGTAAAGATATTGATGCTGCTTGTGGTCAGCTTGCAAATAAATCATAA
- the queA gene encoding tRNA preQ1(34) S-adenosylmethionine ribosyltransferase-isomerase QueA produces the protein MKLSHFHFDLPEELLAEYPSEHRDEAKLMVLNRKDQTIEHKLFKDLIDYFEEDDVMVLNNTKVFPARLFGNKEKTGARIEVFLLRELNAEQRLWDVLVDPARKIRIGNKLYFGDDDTLVAEVIDNTTSRGRTLRFLYDGSYGEFRKKLTALGQTPLPKYIKREVEPEDEDRYQTIYAKNEGAVAAPTAGLHFSKHLLKRLEIKGVDFAEVTLHVGLGTFNPVEVEDLSKHKMDSEEIVINKIATDTINSALKNKRRICAIGTTAMRAIESSVSSSGTLNEYEGWTNKFIFPPYDFSIANSMVTNFHTPKSTLLMMVSAFAGHDFIKRAYQEAIKEGYKFYSYGDAMLII, from the coding sequence ATGAAATTATCACATTTCCATTTTGATCTTCCAGAAGAACTATTAGCCGAATACCCTTCAGAACATAGAGATGAAGCAAAACTAATGGTTCTTAATCGTAAAGATCAAACTATAGAACACAAACTTTTTAAAGACCTTATTGATTATTTTGAAGAAGATGATGTCATGGTCTTAAATAATACTAAAGTGTTTCCTGCTAGATTATTTGGTAATAAAGAAAAAACAGGAGCTAGAATAGAAGTGTTTTTATTAAGAGAGCTTAATGCCGAACAACGTTTATGGGATGTATTGGTAGATCCTGCAAGAAAAATACGTATTGGTAACAAGTTATATTTTGGCGATGATGATACTTTAGTAGCTGAGGTTATTGATAATACAACGTCAAGAGGTAGAACTTTACGTTTTCTATATGACGGATCTTATGGTGAATTTAGAAAAAAACTAACAGCCCTTGGGCAAACACCATTACCAAAATATATAAAGAGAGAAGTTGAGCCTGAAGATGAGGATCGTTACCAAACTATTTATGCTAAAAACGAAGGAGCTGTTGCTGCACCAACTGCTGGATTACACTTTTCAAAGCACTTATTAAAGCGTTTAGAGATTAAAGGTGTTGATTTTGCTGAGGTGACTTTGCATGTTGGTTTAGGAACGTTTAATCCTGTAGAAGTTGAAGATTTATCTAAGCATAAAATGGATAGTGAAGAGATAGTGATTAATAAAATTGCTACCGATACCATAAACTCTGCGTTAAAAAATAAAAGACGTATTTGTGCAATTGGTACTACAGCCATGAGAGCTATTGAGAGTTCTGTCTCTTCAAGTGGAACACTAAATGAGTATGAAGGTTGGACTAATAAGTTTATTTTTCCTCCATACGATTTTAGTATTGCTAACAGTATGGTTACTAATTTTCATACACCAAAATCTACATTACTAATGATGGTTTCAGCGTTTGCTGGACATGATTTTATAAAACGTGCTTACCAAGAAGCGATTAAAGAAGGCTATAAATTTTATAGTTATGGCGATGCCATGTTAATCATATAA
- a CDS encoding nucleotide pyrophosphohydrolase encodes MNIQNAQKEVDNWIKNHGVRYFNELTNMAQLTEEVGEVARIIARRYGEQSEKESDKNKDLGEELADVMFVVLCLANQTGVNLQDAFDKKLDLKTKRDHDRHHNNEKLK; translated from the coding sequence ATGAACATCCAAAACGCACAAAAAGAGGTAGATAATTGGATTAAAAACCATGGAGTTCGTTATTTTAACGAACTAACCAATATGGCACAACTCACAGAAGAAGTTGGTGAGGTAGCACGCATTATTGCTAGACGTTATGGAGAGCAAAGTGAAAAAGAAAGCGATAAAAACAAAGACCTAGGTGAAGAACTAGCCGATGTTATGTTTGTAGTACTTTGTTTAGCGAACCAAACAGGTGTTAATCTTCAAGATGCGTTTGATAAGAAATTAGATTTAAAGACAAAAAGAGACCATGATAGGCATCATAATAACGAAAAGTTAAAGTAA
- a CDS encoding 3-phosphoshikimate 1-carboxyvinyltransferase, producing MNITLQKSKIVKESIIKITGSKSESNRLLLLQALYPNIEISNVSNSDDSKLMQKALSSSSNTIDIYHAGTAMRFLTAYFSLQKGREIILTGSSRMQERPIEVLVNALKDLGADISYINKKGYPPLNIKGQALKKHQVTLAANVSSQYISALLLIAPRLKKGLELTLEGKITSVPYIKMTLNLLRQIGVNISFKDNKITVQPINEVTSKKLVVESDWSSVSYFYSIVALSNVGTKIELSSYIQNSLQGDSVLSTIYKDFGVETVFDDMTITLTKKNNQVSNFEYNLSNAPDIAQTITVTCLGLGISCHLTGLHTLKIKETDRLVALKTEIEKFGTQVTISNDTLTISKINPLVSNVNVETYHDHRMAMAFAPLALKATFNILEANVVTKSYPDFWNDLKNIGFNFSKF from the coding sequence ATGAATATTACCCTTCAAAAATCTAAAATAGTAAAGGAGTCTATAATTAAAATTACTGGCTCTAAAAGTGAATCTAATCGTTTGTTATTATTGCAAGCATTATATCCAAATATTGAGATATCTAATGTGTCTAATTCTGACGATTCCAAGCTTATGCAAAAGGCATTAAGTAGCTCTTCAAATACTATAGATATATATCATGCAGGAACTGCAATGCGATTTCTAACAGCTTATTTTTCATTACAAAAAGGAAGAGAAATCATATTGACAGGCTCTTCTAGAATGCAAGAACGACCAATTGAAGTCCTAGTTAATGCTCTTAAAGATCTAGGTGCAGATATTTCATATATAAATAAAAAAGGCTACCCTCCACTTAACATTAAAGGGCAAGCATTAAAAAAACACCAAGTTACTTTGGCTGCAAATGTGAGTAGTCAATATATATCTGCTTTATTGCTTATTGCACCCCGATTAAAAAAGGGATTAGAACTTACTTTAGAAGGCAAAATAACATCTGTACCTTACATAAAAATGACGCTCAACTTGTTAAGACAAATTGGAGTAAACATAAGTTTTAAAGACAATAAGATAACAGTTCAGCCAATTAACGAAGTTACTTCTAAAAAACTAGTAGTTGAATCCGATTGGTCATCGGTGTCCTATTTTTATAGTATCGTTGCTTTAAGTAATGTCGGGACTAAAATAGAGTTGTCATCATATATACAAAACAGTTTGCAAGGCGATTCTGTTTTAAGTACTATTTATAAAGATTTTGGTGTTGAAACAGTATTTGATGATATGACAATTACTTTAACAAAAAAAAATAACCAAGTTAGCAACTTTGAGTACAATCTTTCTAATGCACCAGATATAGCACAAACAATTACAGTAACTTGTTTAGGTTTAGGTATAAGTTGCCATTTAACAGGATTGCACACACTAAAAATTAAAGAAACAGATAGGTTAGTAGCTTTAAAGACAGAAATAGAAAAGTTTGGAACGCAAGTAACAATTTCAAATGATACTCTAACTATATCAAAAATCAACCCTTTAGTTAGTAATGTAAATGTTGAAACCTATCACGACCATAGAATGGCAATGGCTTTCGCACCACTAGCTCTTAAAGCAACTTTTAATATTCTTGAAGCCAATGTAGTCACCAAATCTTACCCAGATTTTTGGAATGACTTAAAGAATATAGGCTTTAACTTCTCCAAATTTTAA
- a CDS encoding RNA polymerase sigma factor, with the protein MKDPLKVIQLYKNEAQLIKKASRNNREAQHMLYEWHAPKMLSICRYYISDFQHAEEVMLNGFFKVFTKLKSFNSKGSFEGWIRRIMVNEAISFLRSKKQLEFSTDETVFPETATNNIKTEIDVAEIQQLIDNLPEGYRMVFVMYAIEGYKHSEIATMLGINEGTSKSQLFKARQLLQQQLAKLNNLTHGTNEI; encoded by the coding sequence ATGAAGGATCCATTGAAAGTCATTCAACTTTATAAAAACGAAGCTCAGCTTATAAAAAAAGCGAGCCGAAATAATAGAGAAGCACAACATATGTTGTACGAATGGCATGCACCAAAAATGTTAAGCATATGTCGTTATTATATAAGCGACTTTCAACATGCCGAAGAAGTGATGCTTAATGGGTTTTTTAAAGTATTTACTAAGCTGAAGAGCTTTAATAGTAAGGGAAGTTTTGAAGGATGGATACGACGTATTATGGTTAACGAGGCCATTTCGTTTTTACGTTCAAAAAAGCAATTAGAGTTTAGTACAGACGAGACGGTGTTTCCAGAAACAGCAACCAATAATATTAAAACAGAGATTGATGTTGCCGAAATACAACAACTCATAGACAATCTTCCAGAAGGTTACCGAATGGTATTTGTAATGTATGCCATTGAAGGATATAAACATAGCGAAATAGCAACAATGCTTGGTATTAACGAAGGCACTTCTAAATCGCAATTATTTAAAGCAAGACAGCTTTTACAACAACAATTAGCAAAACTTAATAACCTTACCCATGGCACCAATGAAATATGA